One genomic window of Heptranchias perlo isolate sHepPer1 chromosome 12, sHepPer1.hap1, whole genome shotgun sequence includes the following:
- the lmo2 gene encoding rhombotin-2: MSAAIERKSLENAEEPVDEVLQIPPSLLTCGGCQQNIGDRYFLKAIDQYWHEDCLSCDLCGCRLGEVGRRLYYKLGRKLCRRDYLRLFGQDGLCSACDKRIRAYEMTMRVKDKVYHLECFKCAACQKHFCVGDRYLLINSDIVCEQDIYEWTKLNGMI, encoded by the exons AGAGCCAGTGGACGAGGTTCTACAGATACCCCCTTCATTATTAACGTGTGGGGGTTGTCAGCAGAATATTGGAGATCGTTATTTCCTGAAAGCCATCGATCAGTATTGGCATGAAGACTGTCTAAGCTGTGACCTTTGTGGCTGTAGACTGGGAGAAGTGGGTAGGAGACTGTACTACAAACTAGGCAGAAAGCTCTGCCGAAGGGACTACCTCAG GTTATTTGGTCAAGATGGACTTTGTTCTGCCTGTGACAAGCGAATCCGGGCCTACGAAATGACAATGCGAGTCAAAGACAAGGTTTACCACCTGGAGTGTTTTAAATGTGCTGCCTGTCAAAAGCATTTCTGCGTGGGAGACAGATACCTGCTCATCAACTCAGACATTGTCTGCGAACAGGACATTTATGAATGGACTAAACTCAATGGAATGATCTAG